A DNA window from Vigna angularis cultivar LongXiaoDou No.4 chromosome 1, ASM1680809v1, whole genome shotgun sequence contains the following coding sequences:
- the LOC108322458 gene encoding pectin acetylesterase 8 yields the protein MESGRMIHWLNLVACVLLLLKAEGSLVPLTLVENALSKGAVCLDGSPPAYHFDKGAGEGVNNWIVHMEGGGWCKDADDCLGRKDTRLGSSNQMVEDLYFSGILGNEREYNPDFYNWNRVKIRYCDGSSFTGDVEEVDPTNKLYFRGARIFSAVMDDLLAKGMDKAENAILSGCSAGGLTTILHCDNFKSLLPSGANVKCVPDAGFFINVEDISGTRFIEDYYSKVVSTHGSTKNLPSSCTSKLSPGLCFFPEYVLSHISTPIFIVNSAYDSWQIRNILAPGAADPSDSWHSCKLDLSKCSHDQLSIVQGFKKEFEKAVSVVGDSSSRGMFIDSCFDHCQTESQETWFKSDSPHLANTTIAKAVGDWFYGRGSFDQIDCNYPCNPTCQNLVSDLKDHPGI from the exons ATGGAGAGTGGAAGAATGATCCACTGGTTAAATCTTGTAGCCTGTGTACTGCTACTGCTTAAGGCAGAAGGATCTTTGGTTCCATTGACTTTGGTCGAAAATGCACTGTCGAAAGGAGCTG TTTGTTTGGATGGAAGTCCCCCAGCTTACCACTTTGATAAGGGAGCTGGAGAAGGGGTTAACAACTGGATTGTCCACATGGAG GGAGGAGGATGGTGCAAAGATGCCGACGATTGCCTTGGCCGTAAGGACACTCGCTTAGGTTCATCTAACCAAATGGTTGAGGATCTTTACTTTTCTGGAATTTTAGGCAACGAGCGAGAGTATAATCCTG ATTTCTACAACTGGAATAGAGTCAAGATTAGGTACTGTGATGGGTCATCGTTCACTGGTGATGTGGAAGAAGTTGATCCA ACAAACAAATTGTACTTCAGAGGAGCAAGGATTTTTTCAGCTGTAATGGATGATTTATTAGCAAAAGGAATGGACAAGGCTGAAAAT GCTATTCTCTCCGGCTGTTCAGCTGGAGGATTGACTACCATATTACACTGTGACAATTTTAAATCTCTGTTACCTTCTGGAGCTAATGTAAAATGTGTTCCAGATGCTGGTTTTTTTATCAATGT AGAGGACATCTCAGGAACACGTTTCATTGAAGACTATTACAGTAAAGTTGTGTCGACACAT gGCTCGACAAAGAATTTGCCCTCATCTTGCACTTCAAAACTCAGCCCAGGACTG TGCTTTTTCCCAGAATATGTGCTATCACATATCAGTACCCCAATCTTCATTGTAAATTCAGCCTATGACTCATGGCAG ATTCGGAACATCTTGGCACCTGGCGCTGCTGATCCAAGTGACAGTTGGCATAGCTGCAAGCTTGATTTAAGCAAATGCTCACATGATCAACTAAGTATAGTGCAAG GCTTCAAGAAGGAATTCGAGAAGGCAGTGAGTGTGGTTGGAGACTCTTCATCTAGAGGAATGTTTATAGACTCTTGCTTTGATCACTGTCAAACAGAATCACAGGAAACATGGTTTAAAAGTGACTCACCACATCTTGCCAATACA ACAATTGCAAAAGCAGTAGGGGACTGGTTTTATGGTCGAGGTTCTTTCGATCAAATAGATTGCAACTATCCTTGCAACCCCACTTGTCAGAACCTTGTTTCTGATCTAAAAGACCACCCTGGAATATAG
- the LOC108328303 gene encoding secreted RxLR effector protein 161-like → MTDLGELNYFLGMEFTCTETGLILHQRKYVKELLERFNMFVCNPARSPIEVNLKLMNDKNETDSEETLFKQIVGSLRFLCNSRPYLSYSVGLISRFMRKPRRTHMLAAKRVLRYVKGPADFGILFPFGKRNADEGSLELIGFTDSDHGGDCVERKSTSGYMFMLNGSPISWCSKKQPVVALSSCEAEYIAGSYAAC, encoded by the coding sequence ATGACTGACTTGGGAGAGCTGAACTATTTTTTGGGCATGGAGTTCACCTGTACTGAGACGGGTCTGATTTTGCATCAGAGGAAGTATGTTAAAGAATTGCTGGAACGATTCAACATGTTTGTGTGCAACCCAGCAAGGAGTCCAATAGAAGTGAATCTAAAACTAATGAACGACAAGAACGAAACCGACTCTGAAGAAACCTTGTTCAAGCAGATTGTAGGTTCTCTACGATTCTTGTGCAACAGCAGACCATATCTATCATACAGTGTGGGGTTGATAAGCAGGTTCATGAGGAAGCCAAGGAGAACGCATATGCTCGCAGCAAAAAGGGTGTTGAGATATGTCAAAGGCCCTGCAGACTTTGGTATATTGTTTCCATTTGGGAAGCGCAACGCTGATGAAGGAAGTTTAGAACTTATTGGGTTCACAGATTCAGATCATGGTGGAGATTGTGTTGAGAGGAAGAGCACATCAGGCTATATGTTTATGCTGAATGGATCTCCCATTTCGTGGTGCTCGAAGAAACAGCCTGTGGTGGCTCTGTCTAGCTGTGAAGCGGAGTACATAGCGGGCAGCTATGCAGCTTGTTAG
- the LOC108332322 gene encoding uncharacterized protein LOC108332322, protein MGSNGSKATPSSPSSSGSLRKGRSKGFRVFPSYCLGTTSGSHDSDNADQACDQNKVNGSDITYANGNVTNSHEVKTESFTKVKGSEITCMPSNIDIHEWGETSIPNTSSRTASSSSHNSSTHSLNPTSHFLSQLSLIPGSVSFRLSRTTSLGSSRPCPVSSASLSTIDNEDECNLHPRSPGSSINRREALQGNDLLHASVFNQIHVQSHEDASSNLRSSVLTSGTLGNLQRNPIDGVPIREGLDVNLFSPRILTETEIDDTRNIDQRNGARESVEQNVHFSRTLSVGRLHDRVLRRTTFSDLTFFPLQQERELRDASHHSQDIDRQSLEGDSRVSSSDHTTVNSSTSSMSNSMFGIQDYEDDTSRLREGRYQDLLEHRSNFLERRRRMRSQVRALQRLGSRFENLSGHDRSCILSGQHRNGHCTCRINNRNTNSNDDTGARASISRIVMLAEALFEVLDEIHQQSVVLSSRPSVSCSGSVPAPNDVVDSLPVKLYEKLHKHQEDGAQCYICLVEYEDGDNMRVLPCHHEFHRTCIDKWLKQIHRVCPLCRGDICISDSTPTEHKSV, encoded by the exons ATGGGTTCCAATGGTAGCAAAGCcactccttcttctccttcttcgtcGGGGAGTTTAAGGAAGGGTCGATCTAAGGGCTTTAGAGTTTTTCCATCTTATTGTCTTGGAACTACTTCTGGTTCTCACGACAGTGATAATGCAGACCAG GCTTGTGATCAGAATAAAGTAAATGGCAGTGATATTACATATGCTAATGGCAATGTAACAAATTCGCATGAGGTGAAAACAGAGTCATTTACAAAGGTTAAAGGTAGTGAAATAACTTGTATGCCTTCTAACATTGACATTCATGAATGGGGAGAAACAAGCATCCCCAACACCTCATCCAGAACTGCTAGCAGCTCTAGCCATAATTCTTCAACCCATTCCTTGAACCCTACAAGTCATTTCCTTTCTCAGCTTAGCCTCATTCCAGGTAGTGTAAGCTTCAGACTTAGCCGAACCACCAGTTTGGGGTCATCAAGGCCTTGTCCTGTTTCTTCTGCAAGTCTCTCAACAATTGACAATGAAGATGAGTGTAATCTCCACCCTAGATCTCCTGGAAGTTCGATTAACAGAAGAGAAGCACTACAAGGCAATGACCTGCTTCATGCATCTGTTTTCAATCAAATACATGTACAATCTCATGAAGATGCTTCTAGTAATTTAAGGTCAAGTGTCCTTACATCAGGTACACTTGGAAACTTGCAGAGAAATCCCATAGATGGAGTTCCCATAAGAGAAGGGCTGGATGTGAACTTATTTTCTCCAAGAATTTTAACAGAGACAGAAATTGATGACACTAGAAATATTGATCAACGAAATGGTGCTCGAGAATCAGTTGAACAGAATGTTCATTTTAGCCGAACTTTAAGTGTTGGAAGACTTCATGACAGAGTTCTTCGTAGAACAACATTTTCAGACCTCACCTTTTTCCCTTTGCAGCAGGAAAGAGAGCTGAGAGATGCTAGCCACCATAGCCAGGATATTGACAGGCAATCGCTGGAGGGAGATTCAAGAGTGTCATCATCTGATCACACGACCGTTAATTCTTCTACATCTAGCATGTCTAACTCCATGTTTGGTATCCAAGACTACGAGGATGATACTTCACGATTGAGAGAAGGTAGGTATCAGGATCTTCTGGAGCATAGGTCCAATTTCCTTGAACGGAGAAGAAGAATGCGGTCCCAG GTTCGTGCTCTTCAGCGGTTGGGTAGCCGGTTTGAAAATCTTTCTGGACATGATAGATCATGTATCTTGTCTGGTCAACATAGAAATGGGCATTGTACATGCCGAATCAATAATCGAAACACTAATTCAAATGATGATACCGGTGCCAGAGCTAGCATATCAAGAATTGTTATGCTTGCTGAAGCCTTATTTGAG GTTCTGGATGAAATTCACCAGCAATCTGTTGTTTTATCTTCCCGGCCATCTGTATCTTGTAGTGGATCTGTTCCTGCGCCTAATGATGTTGTTGATTCCTTGCCTGTCAAGTTATATGAGAAGTTGCACAAGCATCAAGAGGACGGTGCTCA atGCTATATATGCCTCGTGGAGTATGAGGATGGAGACAACATGAGAGTACTGCCATGCCATCACGAGTTTCATAGAACATGTATAGACAAGTGGCTGAAGCAGATTCACAG GGTATGTCCACTTTGTAGAGGAGACATATGCATATCCGATTCAACGCCAACAGAGCACAAGAGTGTGTAG
- the LOC108332640 gene encoding rop guanine nucleotide exchange factor 14 isoform X2 codes for MLSHSSLLLFNAHPNAITHSSIQSYFLSLYLFPITNLNFFKLCHPSFETPFPGSSISTSSEKRMSVVLRKRLGCCTKETKISIDFDVPESVVTYNGLESFPSDNRSCGDESITSRGDGCITDSFNDDDSSCCSSSKDAFGSFSSKCLTMKRDEQGLEEWELPESPPNFYLKHKSAFDVQSSDVEAMKEKFAKLLLGGDITGGSKGLNTALALSTAITSLAVTVFGELWKLEPLSEERKSKWQREMGWLLLPTNYMVELVPAKQNGANGGIFEIMTPKARADIQMNLPALQKLDSMLIETLDSMVNTEFWYAEEGSRSEGRNTTGRQSKRWWLPSPRVPRTGLSEVERKRLLHQGRIVHQIFKAAKSINDNMLLEIPVPSVIKDALLKSGKASLGEELHKVLMAESIFGEEMLKALNLKSEHAILETINKLEAATFSWKERIIQESSGKSPIRTSWSFLKDPVSGIEKMELLLERAEKLLNLLKTRHPNLPQTFLDAAKVQHGKDIGHSILEAYSRVLGSLAFSILSRIGDILQEDAFSNPNSPISIGHSPGTNLSEAWVVGSSIRHSLIDKMNETEGQHGRSSCGSTSDIELPPTEASANIITATPSRRLWCMGRNL; via the exons ATGCTTAgtcattcttctcttctcttattTAATGCACACCCAAACGCCATTACTCATTCTTCCATTCAATcctattttctctctctctatctttttcCAATCACAAACCTTAACTTCTTTAAATTGTGCCACCCAAGCTTTGAAACACCATTTCCAGGATCCTCCATTTCAACTAGCTCag AGAAAAGGATGTCGGTGGTTCTGAGAAAAAGACTAGGTTGCTGCACGAAGGAAACCAAGATCAGCATTGATTTTGATGTGCCAGAGA GTGTTGTGACATATAATGGCCTTGAGAGTTTCCCTTCGGATAATCGTTCTTGTGGAGATGAAAGCATAACGAGTAGAGGAGATGGATGTATAACTGATTCATTTAATGATGATGACTCCAGTTGCTGTTCATCCAGTAAAGATGCTTTTGGATCATTCTCTTCAAAATGTTTGACCATGAAAAGAGATGAACAAGGGTTGGAAGAGTGGGAACTCCCAGAAAGCCCTCCGAATTTTTATCTTAAACACAAGTCTGCCTTTGACGTTCAAAGTTCAGATGTAGAAGCAATGAAGGAGAAGTTTGCAAAGCTTTTGCTTGGTGGAGATATTACAGGAGGATCAAAAGGCCTCAACACAGCTTTAGCACTGTCTACTGCTATCACAAGCCTTGCAG TGACGGTTTTTGGTGAGTTGTGGAAATTGGAACCACTGTCTGAAGAAAGGAAGAGCAAATGGCAAAGAGAAATGGGATGGCTGTTGTTACCTACTAACTATATGGTTGAGTTAGTTCCTGCAAAGCAAAATGGTGCCAATGGTGGGATCTTTGAG ATAATGACCCCAAAAGCCCGTGCAGACATTCAAATGAATCTTCCAGCACTTCAGAAACTGGACTCAATGCTTATT GAAACACTAGACTCGATGGTGAATACCGAGTTTTGGTATGCGGAGGAAGGAAGCCGGTCAGAAGGGAGGAACACAACTGGAAGACAGAGCAAAAGATGGTGGCTTCCATCACCACGAGTACCAAGAACTGGACTTTCTGAAGTTGAAAGAAAGAGGCTGCTTCATCAGGGAAGGATAGTTCATCAAATATTCAAGGCTGCCAAATCAATCAATGATAACATGTTGCTTGAGATACCCGTGCCATCAGTAATTAAGGATGCACTTCTGAAG AGTGGAAAGGCAAGCCTGGGAGAGGAACTGCACAAGGTTTTGATGGCTGAATCGATTTTTGGAGAAGAAATGCTTAAAGCTCTCAATTTGAAATCTGAACATGCTATCCTAGAGACCATTAATAAATTGGAAGCAGCTACATTTTCATGGAAAGAAAGAATCATACAGGAAAGTAGTGGCAAATCTCCGATTCGAACCTCATGGTCCTTCCTGAAGGACCCTGTGTCAGGTATAGAGAAGATGGAACTACTGTTGGAACGTGCAGAAAAACTTCTAAATCTGCTTAAGACCAGACATCCAAACCTTCCTCAAACATTTCTGGATGCTGCAAAAGTTCAACATGGCAAG GATATTGGGCATTCCATATTGGAAGCATACTCTAGAGTTCTTGGAAGTTTAGCATTTAGCATACTGTCTAGAATAGGAGACATATTGCAGGAGGATGCTTTCAGCAATCCCAATTCACCTATCTCAATAGGTCACTCTCCTGGGACAAATCTCTCTGAAGCTTGGGTGGTTGGTTCAAGTATAAGACACTCTTTAATAGACAAGATGAATGAGACAGAAGGACAGCATGGTCGTTCCAGTTGTGGCAGTACTTCTGACATAGAACTCCCACCTACTGAGGCCAGTGCCAACATTATAACTGCCACTCCAAGCCGTCGATTGTGGTGCATGGGTAGAAACTTGTAA
- the LOC108332640 gene encoding rop guanine nucleotide exchange factor 14 isoform X1, with amino-acid sequence MLSHSSLLLFNAHPNAITHSSIQSYFLSLYLFPITNLNFFKLCHPSFETPFPGSSISTSSVSETTLERHTEKRMSVVLRKRLGCCTKETKISIDFDVPESVVTYNGLESFPSDNRSCGDESITSRGDGCITDSFNDDDSSCCSSSKDAFGSFSSKCLTMKRDEQGLEEWELPESPPNFYLKHKSAFDVQSSDVEAMKEKFAKLLLGGDITGGSKGLNTALALSTAITSLAVTVFGELWKLEPLSEERKSKWQREMGWLLLPTNYMVELVPAKQNGANGGIFEIMTPKARADIQMNLPALQKLDSMLIETLDSMVNTEFWYAEEGSRSEGRNTTGRQSKRWWLPSPRVPRTGLSEVERKRLLHQGRIVHQIFKAAKSINDNMLLEIPVPSVIKDALLKSGKASLGEELHKVLMAESIFGEEMLKALNLKSEHAILETINKLEAATFSWKERIIQESSGKSPIRTSWSFLKDPVSGIEKMELLLERAEKLLNLLKTRHPNLPQTFLDAAKVQHGKDIGHSILEAYSRVLGSLAFSILSRIGDILQEDAFSNPNSPISIGHSPGTNLSEAWVVGSSIRHSLIDKMNETEGQHGRSSCGSTSDIELPPTEASANIITATPSRRLWCMGRNL; translated from the exons ATGCTTAgtcattcttctcttctcttattTAATGCACACCCAAACGCCATTACTCATTCTTCCATTCAATcctattttctctctctctatctttttcCAATCACAAACCTTAACTTCTTTAAATTGTGCCACCCAAGCTTTGAAACACCATTTCCAGGATCCTCCATTTCAACTAGCTCag TTTCTGAAACAACCTTGGAGAGGCACACAGAGAAAAGGATGTCGGTGGTTCTGAGAAAAAGACTAGGTTGCTGCACGAAGGAAACCAAGATCAGCATTGATTTTGATGTGCCAGAGA GTGTTGTGACATATAATGGCCTTGAGAGTTTCCCTTCGGATAATCGTTCTTGTGGAGATGAAAGCATAACGAGTAGAGGAGATGGATGTATAACTGATTCATTTAATGATGATGACTCCAGTTGCTGTTCATCCAGTAAAGATGCTTTTGGATCATTCTCTTCAAAATGTTTGACCATGAAAAGAGATGAACAAGGGTTGGAAGAGTGGGAACTCCCAGAAAGCCCTCCGAATTTTTATCTTAAACACAAGTCTGCCTTTGACGTTCAAAGTTCAGATGTAGAAGCAATGAAGGAGAAGTTTGCAAAGCTTTTGCTTGGTGGAGATATTACAGGAGGATCAAAAGGCCTCAACACAGCTTTAGCACTGTCTACTGCTATCACAAGCCTTGCAG TGACGGTTTTTGGTGAGTTGTGGAAATTGGAACCACTGTCTGAAGAAAGGAAGAGCAAATGGCAAAGAGAAATGGGATGGCTGTTGTTACCTACTAACTATATGGTTGAGTTAGTTCCTGCAAAGCAAAATGGTGCCAATGGTGGGATCTTTGAG ATAATGACCCCAAAAGCCCGTGCAGACATTCAAATGAATCTTCCAGCACTTCAGAAACTGGACTCAATGCTTATT GAAACACTAGACTCGATGGTGAATACCGAGTTTTGGTATGCGGAGGAAGGAAGCCGGTCAGAAGGGAGGAACACAACTGGAAGACAGAGCAAAAGATGGTGGCTTCCATCACCACGAGTACCAAGAACTGGACTTTCTGAAGTTGAAAGAAAGAGGCTGCTTCATCAGGGAAGGATAGTTCATCAAATATTCAAGGCTGCCAAATCAATCAATGATAACATGTTGCTTGAGATACCCGTGCCATCAGTAATTAAGGATGCACTTCTGAAG AGTGGAAAGGCAAGCCTGGGAGAGGAACTGCACAAGGTTTTGATGGCTGAATCGATTTTTGGAGAAGAAATGCTTAAAGCTCTCAATTTGAAATCTGAACATGCTATCCTAGAGACCATTAATAAATTGGAAGCAGCTACATTTTCATGGAAAGAAAGAATCATACAGGAAAGTAGTGGCAAATCTCCGATTCGAACCTCATGGTCCTTCCTGAAGGACCCTGTGTCAGGTATAGAGAAGATGGAACTACTGTTGGAACGTGCAGAAAAACTTCTAAATCTGCTTAAGACCAGACATCCAAACCTTCCTCAAACATTTCTGGATGCTGCAAAAGTTCAACATGGCAAG GATATTGGGCATTCCATATTGGAAGCATACTCTAGAGTTCTTGGAAGTTTAGCATTTAGCATACTGTCTAGAATAGGAGACATATTGCAGGAGGATGCTTTCAGCAATCCCAATTCACCTATCTCAATAGGTCACTCTCCTGGGACAAATCTCTCTGAAGCTTGGGTGGTTGGTTCAAGTATAAGACACTCTTTAATAGACAAGATGAATGAGACAGAAGGACAGCATGGTCGTTCCAGTTGTGGCAGTACTTCTGACATAGAACTCCCACCTACTGAGGCCAGTGCCAACATTATAACTGCCACTCCAAGCCGTCGATTGTGGTGCATGGGTAGAAACTTGTAA
- the LOC108332640 gene encoding rop guanine nucleotide exchange factor 14 isoform X3 gives MSVVLRKRLGCCTKETKISIDFDVPESVVTYNGLESFPSDNRSCGDESITSRGDGCITDSFNDDDSSCCSSSKDAFGSFSSKCLTMKRDEQGLEEWELPESPPNFYLKHKSAFDVQSSDVEAMKEKFAKLLLGGDITGGSKGLNTALALSTAITSLAVTVFGELWKLEPLSEERKSKWQREMGWLLLPTNYMVELVPAKQNGANGGIFEIMTPKARADIQMNLPALQKLDSMLIETLDSMVNTEFWYAEEGSRSEGRNTTGRQSKRWWLPSPRVPRTGLSEVERKRLLHQGRIVHQIFKAAKSINDNMLLEIPVPSVIKDALLKSGKASLGEELHKVLMAESIFGEEMLKALNLKSEHAILETINKLEAATFSWKERIIQESSGKSPIRTSWSFLKDPVSGIEKMELLLERAEKLLNLLKTRHPNLPQTFLDAAKVQHGKDIGHSILEAYSRVLGSLAFSILSRIGDILQEDAFSNPNSPISIGHSPGTNLSEAWVVGSSIRHSLIDKMNETEGQHGRSSCGSTSDIELPPTEASANIITATPSRRLWCMGRNL, from the exons ATGTCGGTGGTTCTGAGAAAAAGACTAGGTTGCTGCACGAAGGAAACCAAGATCAGCATTGATTTTGATGTGCCAGAGA GTGTTGTGACATATAATGGCCTTGAGAGTTTCCCTTCGGATAATCGTTCTTGTGGAGATGAAAGCATAACGAGTAGAGGAGATGGATGTATAACTGATTCATTTAATGATGATGACTCCAGTTGCTGTTCATCCAGTAAAGATGCTTTTGGATCATTCTCTTCAAAATGTTTGACCATGAAAAGAGATGAACAAGGGTTGGAAGAGTGGGAACTCCCAGAAAGCCCTCCGAATTTTTATCTTAAACACAAGTCTGCCTTTGACGTTCAAAGTTCAGATGTAGAAGCAATGAAGGAGAAGTTTGCAAAGCTTTTGCTTGGTGGAGATATTACAGGAGGATCAAAAGGCCTCAACACAGCTTTAGCACTGTCTACTGCTATCACAAGCCTTGCAG TGACGGTTTTTGGTGAGTTGTGGAAATTGGAACCACTGTCTGAAGAAAGGAAGAGCAAATGGCAAAGAGAAATGGGATGGCTGTTGTTACCTACTAACTATATGGTTGAGTTAGTTCCTGCAAAGCAAAATGGTGCCAATGGTGGGATCTTTGAG ATAATGACCCCAAAAGCCCGTGCAGACATTCAAATGAATCTTCCAGCACTTCAGAAACTGGACTCAATGCTTATT GAAACACTAGACTCGATGGTGAATACCGAGTTTTGGTATGCGGAGGAAGGAAGCCGGTCAGAAGGGAGGAACACAACTGGAAGACAGAGCAAAAGATGGTGGCTTCCATCACCACGAGTACCAAGAACTGGACTTTCTGAAGTTGAAAGAAAGAGGCTGCTTCATCAGGGAAGGATAGTTCATCAAATATTCAAGGCTGCCAAATCAATCAATGATAACATGTTGCTTGAGATACCCGTGCCATCAGTAATTAAGGATGCACTTCTGAAG AGTGGAAAGGCAAGCCTGGGAGAGGAACTGCACAAGGTTTTGATGGCTGAATCGATTTTTGGAGAAGAAATGCTTAAAGCTCTCAATTTGAAATCTGAACATGCTATCCTAGAGACCATTAATAAATTGGAAGCAGCTACATTTTCATGGAAAGAAAGAATCATACAGGAAAGTAGTGGCAAATCTCCGATTCGAACCTCATGGTCCTTCCTGAAGGACCCTGTGTCAGGTATAGAGAAGATGGAACTACTGTTGGAACGTGCAGAAAAACTTCTAAATCTGCTTAAGACCAGACATCCAAACCTTCCTCAAACATTTCTGGATGCTGCAAAAGTTCAACATGGCAAG GATATTGGGCATTCCATATTGGAAGCATACTCTAGAGTTCTTGGAAGTTTAGCATTTAGCATACTGTCTAGAATAGGAGACATATTGCAGGAGGATGCTTTCAGCAATCCCAATTCACCTATCTCAATAGGTCACTCTCCTGGGACAAATCTCTCTGAAGCTTGGGTGGTTGGTTCAAGTATAAGACACTCTTTAATAGACAAGATGAATGAGACAGAAGGACAGCATGGTCGTTCCAGTTGTGGCAGTACTTCTGACATAGAACTCCCACCTACTGAGGCCAGTGCCAACATTATAACTGCCACTCCAAGCCGTCGATTGTGGTGCATGGGTAGAAACTTGTAA
- the LOC108332640 gene encoding rop guanine nucleotide exchange factor 14 isoform X4 has product MMSLACESCRMLRCVVTYNGLESFPSDNRSCGDESITSRGDGCITDSFNDDDSSCCSSSKDAFGSFSSKCLTMKRDEQGLEEWELPESPPNFYLKHKSAFDVQSSDVEAMKEKFAKLLLGGDITGGSKGLNTALALSTAITSLAVTVFGELWKLEPLSEERKSKWQREMGWLLLPTNYMVELVPAKQNGANGGIFEIMTPKARADIQMNLPALQKLDSMLIETLDSMVNTEFWYAEEGSRSEGRNTTGRQSKRWWLPSPRVPRTGLSEVERKRLLHQGRIVHQIFKAAKSINDNMLLEIPVPSVIKDALLKSGKASLGEELHKVLMAESIFGEEMLKALNLKSEHAILETINKLEAATFSWKERIIQESSGKSPIRTSWSFLKDPVSGIEKMELLLERAEKLLNLLKTRHPNLPQTFLDAAKVQHGKDIGHSILEAYSRVLGSLAFSILSRIGDILQEDAFSNPNSPISIGHSPGTNLSEAWVVGSSIRHSLIDKMNETEGQHGRSSCGSTSDIELPPTEASANIITATPSRRLWCMGRNL; this is encoded by the exons ATGATGAGTCTTGCATGTGAGTCTTGTAGAATGTTGCGAT GTGTTGTGACATATAATGGCCTTGAGAGTTTCCCTTCGGATAATCGTTCTTGTGGAGATGAAAGCATAACGAGTAGAGGAGATGGATGTATAACTGATTCATTTAATGATGATGACTCCAGTTGCTGTTCATCCAGTAAAGATGCTTTTGGATCATTCTCTTCAAAATGTTTGACCATGAAAAGAGATGAACAAGGGTTGGAAGAGTGGGAACTCCCAGAAAGCCCTCCGAATTTTTATCTTAAACACAAGTCTGCCTTTGACGTTCAAAGTTCAGATGTAGAAGCAATGAAGGAGAAGTTTGCAAAGCTTTTGCTTGGTGGAGATATTACAGGAGGATCAAAAGGCCTCAACACAGCTTTAGCACTGTCTACTGCTATCACAAGCCTTGCAG TGACGGTTTTTGGTGAGTTGTGGAAATTGGAACCACTGTCTGAAGAAAGGAAGAGCAAATGGCAAAGAGAAATGGGATGGCTGTTGTTACCTACTAACTATATGGTTGAGTTAGTTCCTGCAAAGCAAAATGGTGCCAATGGTGGGATCTTTGAG ATAATGACCCCAAAAGCCCGTGCAGACATTCAAATGAATCTTCCAGCACTTCAGAAACTGGACTCAATGCTTATT GAAACACTAGACTCGATGGTGAATACCGAGTTTTGGTATGCGGAGGAAGGAAGCCGGTCAGAAGGGAGGAACACAACTGGAAGACAGAGCAAAAGATGGTGGCTTCCATCACCACGAGTACCAAGAACTGGACTTTCTGAAGTTGAAAGAAAGAGGCTGCTTCATCAGGGAAGGATAGTTCATCAAATATTCAAGGCTGCCAAATCAATCAATGATAACATGTTGCTTGAGATACCCGTGCCATCAGTAATTAAGGATGCACTTCTGAAG AGTGGAAAGGCAAGCCTGGGAGAGGAACTGCACAAGGTTTTGATGGCTGAATCGATTTTTGGAGAAGAAATGCTTAAAGCTCTCAATTTGAAATCTGAACATGCTATCCTAGAGACCATTAATAAATTGGAAGCAGCTACATTTTCATGGAAAGAAAGAATCATACAGGAAAGTAGTGGCAAATCTCCGATTCGAACCTCATGGTCCTTCCTGAAGGACCCTGTGTCAGGTATAGAGAAGATGGAACTACTGTTGGAACGTGCAGAAAAACTTCTAAATCTGCTTAAGACCAGACATCCAAACCTTCCTCAAACATTTCTGGATGCTGCAAAAGTTCAACATGGCAAG GATATTGGGCATTCCATATTGGAAGCATACTCTAGAGTTCTTGGAAGTTTAGCATTTAGCATACTGTCTAGAATAGGAGACATATTGCAGGAGGATGCTTTCAGCAATCCCAATTCACCTATCTCAATAGGTCACTCTCCTGGGACAAATCTCTCTGAAGCTTGGGTGGTTGGTTCAAGTATAAGACACTCTTTAATAGACAAGATGAATGAGACAGAAGGACAGCATGGTCGTTCCAGTTGTGGCAGTACTTCTGACATAGAACTCCCACCTACTGAGGCCAGTGCCAACATTATAACTGCCACTCCAAGCCGTCGATTGTGGTGCATGGGTAGAAACTTGTAA